In the genome of Engraulis encrasicolus isolate BLACKSEA-1 unplaced genomic scaffold, IST_EnEncr_1.0 scaffold_500_np1212, whole genome shotgun sequence, one region contains:
- the LOC134444301 gene encoding phosphatidylinositol 3,4,5-trisphosphate-dependent Rac exchanger 2 protein-like: protein MVEDLLHPEPHAHHEVGRCFLHFRERFQIYDEYCGNHEKAQRMLMDMNKIRTVRTCLLNCMLLGGRKNTEIPLEGYLVAPIQRICKYPLFLR, encoded by the exons ATGGTGGAGGACCTGCTGCACCCAGAGCCGCACGCACACCACGAAGTCGGGCGATGCTTCCTACACTTT agggaGCGTTTCCAGATCTATGATGAGTACTGTGGTAACCATGAGAAGGCCCAGAGGATGCTGATGGACATGAACAAGATCAGGACCGTACGCACATGCCTACTg AACTGCATGTTGCTAGGAGGCCGGAAGAACACAGAGATCCCattggagggctacctggtggcGCCAATCCAGAGGATCTGCAAGTACCCCCTCTTCCTCAGG